In a genomic window of Cuculus canorus isolate bCucCan1 chromosome Z, bCucCan1.pri, whole genome shotgun sequence:
- the MTX3 gene encoding metaxin-3 isoform X4 produces the protein MAAPMELSCWGGDWGLPSLHPESLTVMAYAKFSGAPLTVNTINNSWRAPKGDVPVLISEDTVVSQPAKILNFLRKQKYNADYQLSAKQGADTLAYIALLEEKLLPALLHTFWIEAENYCSVTKPWFASRIAFPLSLYLPGKMSREALNRIMLTRGGPPLFSVTEVEAQIYRDAKECLNLLSNRLGTSQFFFGDTPTTLDAFVFGFLAPIYKVCFPRVQLQEHLKQLPNLCRFCDDILNCYFRLTVSDGRQPS, from the exons ATGGCGGCGCCCatggagctgagctgctggggGGGCGACTGGGGGCTGCCGTCCCTGCACCCGGAGTCGCTCACCGTCATG GCTTACGCCAAATTTTCTGGTGCTCCCCTGACAGTGAATACTATAAATAACTCTTGGAGAGCTCCAAAAG GAGATGTACCAGTCCTGATATCAGAAGACACTGTTGTTTCTCAGCCAGCAAAAATACTAAACTTTTTAAGAAAGCAG aaATATAATGCTGATTATCAGTTGTCTGCAAAACAAGGAGCGGATACTCTGGCGTATATTGCACTACTTGAAGAGAAACTGCTTCCTGCCCTG TTGCACACTTTCTGGATTGAGGCTGAAAATTACTGCAGTGTGACAAAGCCATGGTTTGCCTCAAGGATTGCCTTCCCCCTGAGTTTGTATCTGCCTGGAAAGATGTCCAGGGAAGCACTGAACAGGATCATGCTAACCAGGGGAGGGCCTCCGCTCTTCAGTGTGACTGAAGTGGAAGCACAG ATATACAGAGATGCCAAGGAGTGCCTAAATCTCCTGTCGAACAGATTGGGAACATCTCAGTTTTTCTTTGGAGATAC GCCTACCACCTTGGATGcctttgtgtttggttttcttgcacCAATTTATAAAGTGTGCTTCCCCAGAGTGCAATTACAAGAGCATTTGAAACAGCTTCCTAATCTGTGTCGATTCTGTgatgatattttaaattgctACTTCAGGTTAACTGTCTCAG ATGGACGACAACCTTCGTAA
- the MTX3 gene encoding metaxin-3 isoform X1, producing MAAPMELSCWGGDWGLPSLHPESLTVMAYAKFSGAPLTVNTINNSWRAPKGDVPVLISEDTVVSQPAKILNFLRKQKYNADYQLSAKQGADTLAYIALLEEKLLPALLHTFWIEAENYCSVTKPWFASRIAFPLSLYLPGKMSREALNRIMLTRGGPPLFSVTEVEAQIYRDAKECLNLLSNRLGTSQFFFGDTPTTLDAFVFGFLAPIYKVCFPRVQLQEHLKQLPNLCRFCDDILNCYFRLTVSGHSPAGQDTADANLRKLTQLVNKESNLIEKMDDNLRKSPQHPPRKLTTLKLAAGGEESSPLNRLSP from the exons ATGGCGGCGCCCatggagctgagctgctggggGGGCGACTGGGGGCTGCCGTCCCTGCACCCGGAGTCGCTCACCGTCATG GCTTACGCCAAATTTTCTGGTGCTCCCCTGACAGTGAATACTATAAATAACTCTTGGAGAGCTCCAAAAG GAGATGTACCAGTCCTGATATCAGAAGACACTGTTGTTTCTCAGCCAGCAAAAATACTAAACTTTTTAAGAAAGCAG aaATATAATGCTGATTATCAGTTGTCTGCAAAACAAGGAGCGGATACTCTGGCGTATATTGCACTACTTGAAGAGAAACTGCTTCCTGCCCTG TTGCACACTTTCTGGATTGAGGCTGAAAATTACTGCAGTGTGACAAAGCCATGGTTTGCCTCAAGGATTGCCTTCCCCCTGAGTTTGTATCTGCCTGGAAAGATGTCCAGGGAAGCACTGAACAGGATCATGCTAACCAGGGGAGGGCCTCCGCTCTTCAGTGTGACTGAAGTGGAAGCACAG ATATACAGAGATGCCAAGGAGTGCCTAAATCTCCTGTCGAACAGATTGGGAACATCTCAGTTTTTCTTTGGAGATAC GCCTACCACCTTGGATGcctttgtgtttggttttcttgcacCAATTTATAAAGTGTGCTTCCCCAGAGTGCAATTACAAGAGCATTTGAAACAGCTTCCTAATCTGTGTCGATTCTGTgatgatattttaaattgctACTTCAGGTTAACTGTCTCAG GCCATTCTCCGGCTGGACAGGATACAGCAGATGCTAATCTGCGGAAACTCACACAGCTTGTAAATAAGGAATCCAACTTGATTGAAAAG ATGGACGACAACCTTCGTAAGagtcctcagcatcctcctcGAAAGCTGACAACTCTCAAGCTTGCTGCAGGTGGAGAAGAAAGCAGTCCATTGAATCGTTTGTCACCTTGA
- the MTX3 gene encoding metaxin-3 isoform X3 yields the protein MAAPMELSCWGGDWGLPSLHPESLTVMAYAKFSGAPLTVNTINNSWRAPKGDVPVLISEDTVVSQPAKILNFLRKQKYNADYQLSAKQGADTLAYIALLEEKLLPALLHTFWIEAENYCSVTKPWFASRIAFPLSLYLPGKMSREALNRIMLTRGGPPLFSVTEVEAQIYRDAKECLNLLSNRLGTSQFFFGDTPTTLDAFVFGFLAPIYKVCFPRVQLQEHLKQLPNLCRFCDDILNCYFRLTVSDPALIISLQMDDNLRKSPQHPPRKLTTLKLAAGGEESSPLNRLSP from the exons ATGGCGGCGCCCatggagctgagctgctggggGGGCGACTGGGGGCTGCCGTCCCTGCACCCGGAGTCGCTCACCGTCATG GCTTACGCCAAATTTTCTGGTGCTCCCCTGACAGTGAATACTATAAATAACTCTTGGAGAGCTCCAAAAG GAGATGTACCAGTCCTGATATCAGAAGACACTGTTGTTTCTCAGCCAGCAAAAATACTAAACTTTTTAAGAAAGCAG aaATATAATGCTGATTATCAGTTGTCTGCAAAACAAGGAGCGGATACTCTGGCGTATATTGCACTACTTGAAGAGAAACTGCTTCCTGCCCTG TTGCACACTTTCTGGATTGAGGCTGAAAATTACTGCAGTGTGACAAAGCCATGGTTTGCCTCAAGGATTGCCTTCCCCCTGAGTTTGTATCTGCCTGGAAAGATGTCCAGGGAAGCACTGAACAGGATCATGCTAACCAGGGGAGGGCCTCCGCTCTTCAGTGTGACTGAAGTGGAAGCACAG ATATACAGAGATGCCAAGGAGTGCCTAAATCTCCTGTCGAACAGATTGGGAACATCTCAGTTTTTCTTTGGAGATAC GCCTACCACCTTGGATGcctttgtgtttggttttcttgcacCAATTTATAAAGTGTGCTTCCCCAGAGTGCAATTACAAGAGCATTTGAAACAGCTTCCTAATCTGTGTCGATTCTGTgatgatattttaaattgctACTTCAGGTTAACTGTCTCAG ATCCGGCTCTCATTATTTCTCTGCAGATGGACGACAACCTTCGTAAGagtcctcagcatcctcctcGAAAGCTGACAACTCTCAAGCTTGCTGCAGGTGGAGAAGAAAGCAGTCCATTGAATCGTTTGTCACCTTGA
- the MTX3 gene encoding metaxin-3 isoform X2: protein MAAPMELSCWGGDWGLPSLHPESLTVMAYAKFSGAPLTVNTINNSWRAPKGDVPVLISEDTVVSQPAKILNFLRKQKYNADYQLSAKQGADTLAYIALLEEKLLPALLHTFWIEAENYCSVTKPWFASRIAFPLSLYLPGKMSREALNRIMLTRGGPPLFSVTEVEAQIYRDAKECLNLLSNRLGTSQFFFGDTPTTLDAFVFGFLAPIYKVCFPRVQLQEHLKQLPNLCRFCDDILNCYFRLTVSGHSPAGQDTADANLRKLTQLVNKESNLIEKIRLSLFLCRWTTTFVRVLSILLES, encoded by the exons ATGGCGGCGCCCatggagctgagctgctggggGGGCGACTGGGGGCTGCCGTCCCTGCACCCGGAGTCGCTCACCGTCATG GCTTACGCCAAATTTTCTGGTGCTCCCCTGACAGTGAATACTATAAATAACTCTTGGAGAGCTCCAAAAG GAGATGTACCAGTCCTGATATCAGAAGACACTGTTGTTTCTCAGCCAGCAAAAATACTAAACTTTTTAAGAAAGCAG aaATATAATGCTGATTATCAGTTGTCTGCAAAACAAGGAGCGGATACTCTGGCGTATATTGCACTACTTGAAGAGAAACTGCTTCCTGCCCTG TTGCACACTTTCTGGATTGAGGCTGAAAATTACTGCAGTGTGACAAAGCCATGGTTTGCCTCAAGGATTGCCTTCCCCCTGAGTTTGTATCTGCCTGGAAAGATGTCCAGGGAAGCACTGAACAGGATCATGCTAACCAGGGGAGGGCCTCCGCTCTTCAGTGTGACTGAAGTGGAAGCACAG ATATACAGAGATGCCAAGGAGTGCCTAAATCTCCTGTCGAACAGATTGGGAACATCTCAGTTTTTCTTTGGAGATAC GCCTACCACCTTGGATGcctttgtgtttggttttcttgcacCAATTTATAAAGTGTGCTTCCCCAGAGTGCAATTACAAGAGCATTTGAAACAGCTTCCTAATCTGTGTCGATTCTGTgatgatattttaaattgctACTTCAGGTTAACTGTCTCAG GCCATTCTCCGGCTGGACAGGATACAGCAGATGCTAATCTGCGGAAACTCACACAGCTTGTAAATAAGGAATCCAACTTGATTGAAAAG ATCCGGCTCTCATTATTTCTCTGCAGATGGACGACAACCTTCGTAAGagtcctcagcatcctcctcGAAAGCTGA